The sequence GGTCACCTCACAGCTGGGAGGGACCTCGGACCCAAACCATCATACAGATGAGGCCAGGACATGAGGGCTGAGCAGGCCTGCCCCCGGCGCCTGGCCAGCTTGGCAAAGCCCAGAAGGCAGCCATGGCCATGCCGAGCCCACTGCTAATCTCTTCCATGGACCGGGAGGGCCTCCCCTAGGCCCCACCTTTCAGTGGCTCCCTCTCTGGGGCTGAAGCCCCCACCTGGCCCCAGTCCTCTTGCTGCCCAGACACTGCCCCCCGTCCCTAAAAGCTCAGGCTCTCCTGAAGACTGGGCCCACACCAGCCCTGGGCACTCCCCATCTGTGTTCAGAGCCCGTGGTTGTGAGAAGCCCGGTCAAGGGGGGCCAGGGACTGACTCCTTATAAATACACACAAACTGTGCAGCGGTGTGGCAGGGGCAGGGCAGGAAAGCGCTGAGAGGGAGGTGCAGCACCAGAATGACGGCCGGGAGACTAGCTGGCCTCCCCAGCCTTGACGACGGACGAGAGGCTTCATACCCTTGATCGGACACTGACATCGGGGaactcagtctccccatctgtaagatggagTCATCTCACCTATCTCCCGAGGCTCTAATCTAAACGGAATGAGAACACATCTGCACAAACCATAAGAACCTGCCAGTACTtgaatgctttttttctttcctggctgtgccacatggcatgtgggatcttagttccctgaccagggattgaacccatgccctgtgCATtaaagcctggagtcttaaccactcgactaccagggaagtcccaccagtaTTTGAATGTTTTTGATCTCTAAAAATGGCACCATCACATGCTTTCATTTAGGATGTGGAGGTCACCCAAATCTGAAACCTCTGAACTCAAGACGTAAGGATGAAGAGGTGTGAGCTTCCTGGCCCAGCACCCATTCTGCCCCCATGGACTTCCTGATTAGGTGGCTGGGAGCCACCCTGCCAGTCCATCAGCTTAGAGCAGCCTGCACCCTGATCTGGGGCATCCTCACCCCAGGAAATGAGGCTCCCTCCCTTCCCAACAGCAGTCAGAGGAGGGGCCAGGCCACTGTGCACCACCTTACCTGAAGCCGGGCAGGGGAAGATGCCAAGCGCATGCGTGTCATCCACCCACTGGATCTTGAACCCCTTCTCTCTGTGCCGGGGACGAGACAGAATGCCGAGGAGAGCAGATGCAGAAAACCCCTCCTGCTGCAGGAAGCCCTCCCCGCTCCAGGCCTCAAACACTCCAAGCCCAAGACAAGTTCATCTCCTCTAAGAAGGAGACGACCATCCGGGGCATACTTGCCCTGAAGACCATAACACAACTTCAGACAGACAGGCCCCCAACTCCTAGAACTGAGGAAGTCAGGACTCAAAGCTTGTAGAGCACAAAGCCAAGGGTGAAGAGGGTCCCTCACAGACGTGGTCACCCCAGGCCAAGGGCATGGGGTTCGAGGCTGGAGACAAAGGGCTTCATGGTGGGGACAGGACTTGATACGAGCATGTCAGTGAAACTGCCCTGACTTTCTTCCTGCCACTTGGGAAAGCACTCCTGAGTCTGGGGCCTGGGGGAGGAGTTCCTCTGTGGATGAGGAAGCCTCTAGTGGCCCCGTCTGGCCCAGCCCTCAGGGCTGGACAGCGACGAGCCCCCTGTACTGTCCACCAGGCCAGGctcagggaggggaagggaggctcTTCAGTAAGGTCGGACAGGGATCCGGATGAAAGGGATGTGTTTAAGGTCTAAGCAGGAAAAGAGAACGGGGACCGGAGCAtggagaataaaaaaagaaagcagaaaagactGGATTTGGATCCAAGGAATCTGGGGAGATGGGAGaagtctttttttcactttttctcactttttctccCCTCTCCACCAGACTCTGTCCCAGAGCTGCTCAAGCCCCGTTCATCCCCTAAAGAGCTCCTTTGTGGAGGTGGCCCTCCCTCTGTTAACTCTCCAACTGGGTGGCTGGCCGTGAAGCAGGGGGAGGCAGTAGCCCCACAGGGTCGTGGCTGGCATGTGGGCATGCAGAGGCCAGGCTGGAGGTCCGCTGCCTGTGCCAGTGGTCTTGGGCCTCCAAAAAGTGTTCACAACCGAAAAGTCAGCTCTCTTCCTCCTCTGCATAGTCACGGCCAGCAAGCTGAATTGCCCAGGAGCATGGCATCCAGAGCAACCACACCtactttctgcctttctttcgAGGCACTGAAGGAGGGGCAGGCAAGCATCCCCCACACAAAGCAGCGTCCTAGCTCCTCTCCAGAAAGCAAGCACTCTCTCCACTCCCTCCCAGACCCAAAGCCTCTCCGGCACTCACTGGAACTCAGAGAAGGTAGCCAGCAGGTCCTCAGTCTTGAGCACCGGCTCAAAGTCATAGATCTCCACCACGTGTGCAAAATCCTTCTCTCCAGGCAGCTCATCTACAAAGGATGATGTGTCCACGTGGATCTTCTCTACCTGAATCTCCTTCTCGGTCAGGTTGTTCGTTATCTGGGAGAGATCAGACCCTTTAGTGAGGGGAGCTCGGATACACCGGGCTCTGAGTGAATGCTCTCAAAACCCCACACTGAGAATCCCATAGGCTTCTGCGTTGACACAGAGGTGAGCAGCCCAGACAGGAATCCTGGGAAGATAGCATTATGGCAGACTGGGCCATGAGATGGAGGAGCGTGAGTTTTAGGGAAGTCCCCGCTGGGTGACTGACACTAACACACACTGTGTTTCACAGAATCCCCAGAACTCTATGCTGTaggcccactttacagatgggcaaACTCAGTCAAAAAATTAAGTAATTCTGCCCCAAGTTGCTGTCAGTAAGAGGTGGAGCTAGGCAGGCCCaggatctttccttttctcattaacAATGTGATGATGAGCAAGGCTTTCTGGTGTCtgtccttcatctgtaaaatagcgATACAGGCTGCCTGCCCTCCCGACTGAGCCGACAAGAGATTTGTAAGACAAAGCTTCAGGCAGAGAGTAATTTTCATGACCAGAGTCTGCAGTGCATTCTGAAGCACTGTGTTCCCTAGGGAAGTGTGTATTAGCATCTGCTATTttttcagaggaagaaactgaaactTAGAAAAGCCAAATAACCTGGTTGAGGTGGGATCCAATCCACACCCCTGACCTCCGATCCTGAGCCTCCTCCCCTCTGAGTACTGGTCTCCTAAGGGACCGCTATCACGCAACACCCGCAGCACCCCGATACACCTTGACCCTCCGCCCCATCCACCCTCGACCACACCCACCTCACTTCCACCCTCCCTTTTCCGGGCTTCAGAGCCTCATCACCTCCTGCAGCAGTTCACTGAAGTCGGCCTCGGAGCAGCTGCCTGGCCCCTCCTCTTCCGCCTCTTCCTCTTCCACTTCCTCCTccgctgccaggctcctctccagcgCAGTCCCATTTCCCTCCTCCAAGTCCAGCGGCAGCCTGGCCTCCGGCTGTGCGGCTGACTCCGGCCTGTCTCCGGTCCCTGCGTGGCTCTCAGGCCCTGAGGGTTCAGCAGCCAATGGGTCCGGCAGCGACTCTTTCTCACAGCCTTGACCAGGGCCTTTTAGGTCCTCTGTTGCCTGAGTCACCGACACGGGAAGTTCCTGATCGGCAGTGGGCTTCCCAGCACCAGTATCTCCTGGTTCTTCTGAGAGCCTGCCAGCTGGAGCATCTCCCTGGAGTTCTGCAGGAGGAGGCGGCGCTCCTTCTTCCTGCCGGCGCAGCACCCGGGGCACATACAAGGCCTGGTCCGGCTTGCGTCCACGATGCCACCGGCCGGCCCTCGCCCCTCGGGGACCAGCAGCCGCTCCCTGGCTTGCGGTGGGCCGAGGACCTCGGTACTTGCtagggtgggaggcaggagggcGACAGGAGCCAGAGAATCCGTCTGAACTGGGTAACCTGGAGCAGGAGCAGGCACTGATCAGAGGGGTGCTTGAGCCCGAGGAGAATAGTTTATTGGAGTTATCTGCCATTCAGGCCTGAGGCTCTTGAGTCAGCCTCAGGCAAAAACCAAAGCCACAGTGACCCTGGAAAACAACTTAATGAGGCCATCAGAGGGGAGGCTGGATGCCCTGAATAAGCATAAACCAGTCAACTCT comes from Dama dama isolate Ldn47 chromosome 16, ASM3311817v1, whole genome shotgun sequence and encodes:
- the R3HCC1 gene encoding R3H and coiled-coil domain-containing protein 1, whose translation is MPPPGRAVALQLREARVVVGFRGAQASGDPRAAAATRGAAAALPPVTLALLCLDGVFLSAAENDFVQRIQEELDRFLLQKQLSKVLLFPPLSSRLRYLIHRTAENFDLLSSFSVGEGWRRRTVICHLDIRLPSSDGFSGSCRPPASHPSKYRGPRPTASQGAAAGPRGARAGRWHRGRKPDQALYVPRVLRRQEEGAPPPPAELQGDAPAGRLSEEPGDTGAGKPTADQELPVSVTQATEDLKGPGQGCEKESLPDPLAAEPSGPESHAGTGDRPESAAQPEARLPLDLEEGNGTALERSLAAEEEVEEEEAEEEGPGSCSEADFSELLQEITNNLTEKEIQVEKIHVDTSSFVDELPGEKDFAHVVEIYDFEPVLKTEDLLATFSEFQEKGFKIQWVDDTHALGIFPCPASAAEALTRDFSTLKIRPLTQGARQSKLKALQRPKLLHLAKERPQTNTAVARRLVARALGLQHRKKERPAVEPPAALRP